From one Luteipulveratus mongoliensis genomic stretch:
- a CDS encoding sigma-70 family RNA polymerase sigma factor — protein MDAVLDPAVLARAQGGDETAYEQLVTPHRRELQAHCYRMLGSLHDAEDALQETLLAAWKALTGFQQRSSLRTWLYRIATRVCLRLVERRPRRILTPDYCPSRQASDDLGAPVTEPIWLEPWPDDLAGDVADPETTYVEREGVELAYVAALQHLPGTQRAVLILREVLQLPAAEVASMLDSSVASVNSALQRARAAVAERVPERSQQAEREALGSERERALVTSFVAAWEQADIPALLDLLTEDARFTMPPLPAWFDGRDAVAGFMRERLFATPWRLRPLRLNGQLAFACYQGPDFRLGAVNVLSVRDGQIRAINGFVDPALYPALGLPKVFPG, from the coding sequence ATGGACGCAGTCCTCGACCCTGCCGTGCTGGCCCGCGCTCAGGGCGGCGACGAGACGGCGTACGAACAGCTCGTGACCCCGCACCGACGCGAGCTGCAGGCGCACTGCTACCGGATGCTCGGCTCATTGCACGACGCCGAGGACGCGCTGCAGGAGACGCTGCTCGCGGCGTGGAAGGCGCTGACCGGCTTCCAGCAGCGCAGCTCGTTGCGGACCTGGCTGTACCGGATCGCGACCCGTGTCTGCCTGCGTCTGGTCGAGCGGCGACCGCGCCGGATCCTGACCCCGGACTACTGCCCGTCCCGGCAGGCGAGCGATGACCTCGGCGCCCCGGTCACCGAACCCATCTGGCTTGAGCCCTGGCCGGACGACCTGGCCGGCGACGTGGCCGACCCGGAGACGACGTACGTCGAGCGTGAAGGCGTCGAGCTGGCGTACGTCGCCGCACTGCAGCATCTGCCCGGCACCCAGCGGGCGGTGCTGATCCTGCGCGAGGTGCTCCAGCTGCCGGCCGCCGAGGTGGCGTCGATGCTTGACAGCTCCGTCGCCTCGGTCAACAGCGCGCTCCAGCGTGCGCGGGCGGCGGTCGCCGAGCGGGTGCCCGAGCGCAGTCAGCAGGCCGAGCGTGAGGCGCTGGGCAGCGAGCGCGAGCGGGCCCTCGTGACCTCGTTCGTCGCCGCGTGGGAACAGGCCGACATCCCCGCCCTCCTCGATTTGCTGACCGAGGACGCACGGTTCACGATGCCTCCGCTGCCGGCGTGGTTCGACGGGCGGGACGCGGTGGCCGGATTCATGCGCGAGCGGCTGTTCGCGACGCCGTGGCGGCTGCGGCCGCTACGGCTCAACGGGCAGCTCGCGTTCGCCTGCTACCAGGGCCCGGACTTCCGGCTGGGCGCGGTCAATGTGCTCAGCGTGCGCGACGGGCAGATCCGCGCGATCAACGGCTTCGTCGACCCTGCGCTCTACCCGGCGCTGGGCCTTCCGAAGGTTTTTCCCGGCTGA
- a CDS encoding dihydrofolate reductase family protein: protein MRKLIVTNLVTLDGFFEGPGGNFMVMPADASFDAYNLERIRTASTLLVGRTSYEGFRGFWPGLAANEEMLSMLRPDDEAGQEVLREISRRNDDIEKVVVSDSLQADPSGTYGSTTQIVRRGDAREAVRALKEQPGDDIIVFGSHVLWNDLLEAGLVDELHLMIGPVATGGGTPAFTAASPGTLELIGTRQFEGSSNVVMQYAVRS from the coding sequence ATGCGCAAGCTCATCGTCACCAACCTGGTCACTCTCGACGGCTTCTTCGAGGGGCCCGGCGGCAACTTCATGGTCATGCCGGCGGACGCCTCGTTCGACGCCTACAACCTCGAGCGCATCCGGACCGCATCGACCTTGCTCGTCGGACGGACGTCGTACGAGGGCTTCCGCGGCTTCTGGCCGGGCCTCGCCGCGAACGAGGAGATGCTCAGCATGCTGCGTCCCGACGACGAGGCCGGCCAAGAAGTCCTGCGCGAGATCTCGCGGCGCAACGACGACATCGAGAAGGTCGTGGTGTCCGACAGCCTGCAGGCCGACCCGAGCGGGACGTACGGCTCCACGACGCAGATCGTCCGCCGCGGCGACGCGCGTGAGGCCGTGCGAGCGCTGAAGGAGCAGCCCGGCGACGACATCATCGTGTTCGGCAGCCATGTGCTGTGGAACGACCTGCTCGAGGCCGGCCTCGTCGACGAGCTGCATCTGATGATCGGACCGGTGGCAACCGGAGGCGGCACGCCGGCGTTCACCGCGGCGTCCCCCGGGACGCTGGAGCTAATCGGCACCCGCCAGTTCGAGGGCTCCTCCAACGTCGTCATGCAGTACGCCGTCCGCTCCTGA
- a CDS encoding ArsR/SmtB family transcription factor, which yields MEDQLSKVFAALADPTRRDIVARLAVNDATVGDLAEPYDVSVQAVSKHLKVLEGAGLVSRSRDAQRRPCHLEAEVFDLMTSWIERYQKEAEERFSRLDDLLARMDDNGNVQQPEQQERGAS from the coding sequence GTGGAGGACCAGCTGTCCAAGGTCTTCGCAGCTCTCGCAGACCCCACTCGCCGCGACATCGTGGCGCGGCTCGCCGTGAACGACGCGACCGTGGGAGACCTGGCGGAGCCGTACGACGTCTCGGTCCAGGCGGTCTCCAAGCACCTGAAGGTGCTGGAGGGCGCGGGCCTGGTCAGCCGTAGCCGCGACGCGCAGCGCCGACCGTGCCACCTGGAAGCGGAGGTGTTCGACCTCATGACCTCGTGGATCGAGCGGTACCAGAAGGAGGCCGAGGAGCGGTTCAGCCGCCTCGACGACCTCCTGGCACGCATGGACGACAACGGCAATGTGCAGCAACCAGAGCAGCAGGAGAGAGGCGCATCATGA
- a CDS encoding SRPBCC family protein, producing the protein MSTATKKEATIVADPDVPTITITREFDAPPEKVFRAWAEPELVKQWLGPKSLDMDIKQWDCQTGGSYRYAAVRGGEEFAGFFGSFHDVRPGERIVQTFTYEGMPDAVSLETMTFEALEGGRCRIVAVSVVESMQAQAGMMASGMEVGINEGYEKLDELLVGLS; encoded by the coding sequence ATGAGCACCGCAACCAAGAAGGAAGCCACCATCGTGGCCGACCCGGACGTGCCCACCATCACGATCACCCGCGAGTTCGACGCGCCGCCGGAGAAGGTCTTCCGCGCCTGGGCCGAGCCCGAGCTGGTCAAGCAGTGGCTGGGCCCGAAGTCGCTCGACATGGACATCAAGCAGTGGGACTGCCAGACAGGCGGGAGCTACCGGTACGCCGCGGTCAGGGGCGGCGAGGAGTTCGCCGGCTTCTTCGGGTCCTTCCATGACGTACGCCCGGGCGAGCGCATCGTGCAGACCTTCACCTATGAGGGCATGCCCGACGCCGTCAGCCTCGAGACGATGACCTTCGAGGCGCTCGAGGGTGGCCGCTGCCGGATCGTCGCGGTCTCGGTCGTGGAGTCCATGCAGGCGCAGGCCGGGATGATGGCCAGCGGCATGGAGGTCGGCATCAACGAGGGCTACGAGAAGCTCGACGAGCTGCTCGTAGGACTGTCGTGA
- a CDS encoding TIGR03086 family metal-binding protein: MTSPADEHRRIAATFTERVRGTQDWDAPAPPEGWLARDVVRHLVEWFPSFLESGSDVRLAKGPSVDDDPVAAWQIHSAAVQELLDDPATAGKSLENKHIGTIPLDKAVDQFYTSDVFLHTWDLSRATGQDETLDPTMCAAMLEGMPEHEGAMRSSGQFGPRVEVPEDADVQTRLLGFIGRDPSPVE, from the coding sequence GTGACCTCACCGGCCGACGAGCACCGCCGCATCGCGGCGACGTTCACCGAGCGGGTCCGGGGCACCCAGGACTGGGACGCCCCGGCCCCGCCGGAGGGCTGGCTGGCGCGCGATGTCGTACGCCACTTGGTCGAGTGGTTCCCGTCGTTCCTGGAGAGCGGCTCGGACGTACGACTGGCGAAGGGGCCCTCGGTCGATGACGACCCGGTGGCCGCATGGCAGATCCACAGTGCCGCCGTCCAGGAGCTGCTCGACGATCCCGCCACCGCGGGAAAGTCGTTGGAGAACAAGCATATTGGGACGATCCCGCTCGACAAGGCGGTCGACCAGTTCTACACGAGCGATGTCTTCCTGCACACCTGGGATCTGTCGCGGGCGACCGGTCAGGACGAGACGTTGGACCCGACGATGTGCGCGGCGATGCTCGAAGGCATGCCCGAGCACGAGGGCGCCATGCGGTCCAGCGGTCAGTTCGGGCCGCGGGTCGAGGTGCCCGAGGACGCGGACGTTCAGACCAGGCTGTTGGGCTTCATCGGCCGCGACCCATCGCCGGTCGAGTAG
- a CDS encoding chitosanase, translating into MGILLGLIAALAMVVVPSSASGAGSGLDDPVKKDIAMQLVSSAENSSLDWKAQYGYIEDIGDGRGYTAGIIGFCSGTGDMLDLVELYTQRDPDNVLAKYLPALRNVDGSDSHEGLDPGFQDDWRQAAQDPAFQQAQNDERDRVYFNPAVSRGKSDGLGTLGQFIYYDAIVMHGDGDDATSFSAIRDRARANAKTPAEGGGETAYLNAFLDARVWAMKQEEAHGDTSRVDTEQRVFLNNGNLNLDPPLDWKVYGDSYHID; encoded by the coding sequence ATGGGAATCTTGCTCGGTCTGATCGCGGCGCTGGCGATGGTGGTGGTGCCGTCGTCCGCGTCGGGTGCCGGCTCCGGCCTGGACGACCCGGTCAAGAAGGACATCGCCATGCAGCTGGTGTCCAGCGCGGAGAACTCGTCGCTGGACTGGAAGGCGCAGTACGGCTACATCGAGGACATCGGCGACGGTCGCGGCTACACCGCGGGCATCATCGGGTTCTGCTCCGGGACCGGCGACATGCTCGACCTCGTCGAGCTGTACACGCAACGCGATCCGGACAACGTGCTCGCCAAGTACCTGCCGGCGCTGCGCAACGTGGACGGCTCCGACTCGCACGAGGGCCTCGACCCCGGCTTCCAGGACGACTGGCGTCAAGCGGCGCAGGACCCGGCGTTCCAGCAGGCCCAGAACGACGAGCGGGACCGGGTCTACTTCAACCCCGCCGTCAGCCGCGGCAAGTCCGACGGCCTGGGCACGCTGGGCCAGTTCATCTACTACGACGCCATCGTCATGCACGGCGACGGTGACGACGCGACCAGCTTCAGCGCGATCCGCGATCGTGCGCGAGCCAACGCGAAGACCCCGGCCGAGGGCGGCGGCGAGACCGCGTACCTGAACGCCTTCCTCGACGCCCGGGTCTGGGCGATGAAGCAGGAGGAGGCGCACGGCGACACCAGCCGGGTGGACACCGAGCAGCGGGTCTTCCTCAACAACGGCAACCTGAACCTGGACCCGCCGCTGGACTGGAAGGTCTACGGCGACAGCTATCACATCGACTAG
- a CDS encoding TIM barrel protein, which yields MSRDDDETGAKKDETVVQKVAKAARTPVRRTRKRAATRPTAPVPLAGEDFGRRTTPAPTGGAARIPDGRIGLSTASVYPRGATAAFDIAARLGYDAVEVMVWTETISQEAGALVQLSEHYGVPVCSIHAPTLLLTQRVWGTDPWVKVDKSIELAEEVGAGTVVLHPPFRWQREYAAEFVEGIAERGARTEVRLAVENMFPWRARAREMQAYLPDWDPTDVDYDHVTLDLSHTATAGSDAMAMAAQLGDRLSHIHLADGTGSYKDEHLVPGRGSQPCAELLESLAGQGFSGDVVVEVGTRRLDDEQRELDLAEALAFSRLYFAAPA from the coding sequence ATGAGCCGCGACGACGACGAGACCGGCGCGAAGAAGGACGAGACCGTCGTGCAGAAGGTCGCCAAGGCGGCACGTACGCCTGTACGCCGGACCCGCAAGCGCGCGGCCACCCGACCGACCGCCCCGGTCCCCCTGGCGGGCGAGGACTTTGGGCGGCGTACGACTCCCGCACCCACCGGTGGCGCGGCGCGGATCCCCGACGGTCGGATCGGGCTGTCCACGGCGTCGGTCTACCCGCGCGGAGCCACGGCGGCGTTCGACATCGCAGCTCGGCTCGGGTACGACGCGGTCGAGGTCATGGTCTGGACCGAGACGATCAGCCAGGAGGCCGGTGCGCTGGTGCAGCTGTCCGAGCACTACGGCGTGCCGGTGTGCTCGATCCACGCGCCGACGTTGCTGCTCACGCAGCGGGTGTGGGGGACTGATCCGTGGGTCAAGGTCGACAAGTCCATCGAGCTGGCCGAGGAGGTCGGTGCCGGCACGGTCGTGCTGCACCCGCCGTTCCGGTGGCAGCGTGAGTACGCCGCGGAGTTCGTCGAGGGCATCGCCGAGCGCGGTGCACGGACGGAGGTCCGGCTGGCCGTCGAGAACATGTTCCCGTGGCGGGCCCGGGCTCGCGAGATGCAGGCGTACCTGCCGGACTGGGACCCCACGGACGTCGACTACGACCACGTGACGCTCGACCTGTCGCACACCGCCACAGCCGGGTCCGACGCGATGGCGATGGCAGCACAGCTGGGCGACCGGCTCTCCCACATCCATCTGGCTGACGGCACGGGCTCCTACAAGGATGAGCACCTCGTGCCCGGACGCGGCAGCCAACCGTGCGCTGAACTGCTCGAATCGCTTGCAGGACAAGGATTTTCGGGCGATGTCGTCGTCGAGGTCGGCACGCGTCGGCTCGACGACGAGCAGCGCGAGCTCGACCTGGCGGAGGCGCTCGCGTTCTCCCGGCTCTACTTCGCCGCCCCTGCCTAG
- a CDS encoding Ppx/GppA phosphatase family protein — translation MRLGVIDVGSNTVHLLVVDAHRGAQPLPAYSHKIELRLSEHTTADGEIKEAGVEQLSTFVAECLTIAEDQGIEDLLAFATSAIREAPNGETVLQQVREQTGADLEVLSGADEARLTFLAVRRWFGWSSGRLLCVDIGGGSLELAVGLDEEPDAALSLPLGAGRLTRDLTGDPPSPEDVRALRKRIRSDIGRVVRDLSRFGAPDRVVGTSKTVRSLARVTGAAPSGDGPYVSRTLKRSELQALVQRLAPMTADERAALPGVSASRAAQLLAGALVVEGAMDLLGVERLDVCPWALREGVILRRLDWLEP, via the coding sequence ATGCGGCTCGGGGTGATCGACGTGGGCTCCAACACGGTCCACCTGCTTGTTGTCGACGCTCACCGCGGCGCGCAGCCGCTCCCGGCGTACTCCCACAAGATCGAGCTGCGGCTCTCGGAGCACACAACCGCGGACGGTGAGATCAAGGAAGCCGGCGTCGAACAGCTGTCGACCTTCGTGGCCGAGTGCCTCACCATTGCTGAGGACCAGGGCATCGAGGACCTGCTGGCCTTCGCGACGAGCGCGATCCGTGAGGCGCCCAACGGCGAGACGGTGCTGCAGCAGGTTCGCGAGCAGACCGGCGCCGATCTTGAGGTTCTCTCGGGTGCCGACGAGGCCCGGCTGACGTTCCTGGCCGTACGCCGGTGGTTCGGCTGGTCGAGCGGGCGTCTGTTGTGCGTCGACATCGGTGGGGGATCGCTCGAGCTCGCCGTGGGTCTCGACGAGGAGCCCGACGCCGCCCTGAGCCTGCCGCTCGGTGCGGGCCGGCTCACCCGCGACCTGACCGGTGATCCGCCGAGCCCCGAGGACGTCCGTGCGCTGCGCAAGCGAATCCGCTCCGACATCGGCCGCGTGGTGCGCGACCTCAGCCGGTTCGGCGCGCCCGACCGGGTGGTCGGGACCAGCAAGACGGTCCGCTCGCTGGCCCGGGTGACGGGAGCCGCGCCCAGCGGCGACGGCCCCTACGTCTCCAGGACTCTCAAACGGTCCGAGCTCCAGGCGCTGGTTCAGCGGCTGGCCCCGATGACGGCGGACGAGCGCGCGGCCCTGCCCGGTGTGTCGGCCAGTCGTGCCGCTCAGCTCCTGGCCGGCGCACTCGTCGTCGAGGGGGCGATGGACCTGCTCGGCGTCGAGCGCCTCGATGTCTGCCCGTGGGCGCTGCGCGAGGGTGTGATCCTGCGCCGGCTGGACTGGCTCGAACCATGA
- a CDS encoding class I SAM-dependent methyltransferase, whose translation MDTDGTTMPDRGSLRPRAEEESRPKGSGEDQPIPSPNIWGDQETYEIENNGVDPDGAIWSAMRTIRSWADRRVLDIGCGTGFHLPLLAETAEQVIGVEPHVPLYNRAVQRISGIANAEVRHGLAQRLPVEDHSIDVVHNRWAYFFGPGCEPGLRELARVMAPGGVAFLIDNDATRSTFGRWFRDAWPDADPIAVQRFWNRQGFTTKPVMMRWKFDTREDFEAVVRIEFTPELSDKILASHDGTEVDYAVALRWRHY comes from the coding sequence ATGGACACCGACGGGACGACGATGCCGGACCGAGGGAGCCTGCGACCTCGGGCGGAGGAGGAGTCACGTCCAAAAGGATCAGGTGAGGATCAACCGATTCCGTCGCCCAACATCTGGGGCGACCAGGAGACGTACGAGATCGAGAACAACGGCGTCGACCCCGACGGCGCGATCTGGTCGGCCATGCGCACCATCCGCAGCTGGGCGGACCGCCGAGTGCTGGACATCGGGTGCGGGACGGGCTTCCACCTGCCTCTGCTCGCCGAGACCGCCGAGCAAGTCATCGGCGTCGAGCCGCACGTGCCCCTCTACAACCGTGCGGTGCAACGGATCTCGGGCATCGCCAACGCCGAGGTACGTCACGGGCTGGCCCAGCGACTGCCGGTCGAAGACCACTCGATCGACGTCGTACACAACCGTTGGGCGTACTTCTTCGGTCCGGGCTGCGAGCCGGGACTGCGGGAGCTGGCGAGGGTCATGGCACCAGGTGGCGTGGCGTTCCTGATCGACAACGACGCGACGCGCTCGACGTTCGGGCGGTGGTTCAGGGACGCCTGGCCGGATGCGGATCCCATTGCAGTGCAACGGTTCTGGAACCGTCAGGGCTTCACGACCAAGCCGGTCATGATGCGGTGGAAGTTCGACACCCGCGAGGACTTCGAGGCGGTCGTCCGCATCGAGTTCACGCCGGAGCTGTCCGACAAGATCCTGGCCTCGCACGACGGGACCGAGGTCGACTACGCCGTCGCGCTGCGCTGGCGCCACTACTGA
- a CDS encoding SigE family RNA polymerase sigma factor, with amino-acid sequence MGHPAWEQEYIEYFTARAPALRRTAYAMCGDWQAAEDLVQTTFVRLYVHWHKVRQETIDAYARRILTNLFLNGRRTAVRERITDRVPEQVAPPPRTDDRLALASAMTGLTARQRAIVALRFIDDMPIAGVADVLGLAEGTVKSHSARALQTMRVALADSYDTGGA; translated from the coding sequence ATGGGACACCCAGCATGGGAGCAGGAGTACATCGAGTACTTCACCGCGCGGGCACCTGCCCTGCGGCGGACGGCGTACGCGATGTGCGGCGACTGGCAGGCGGCCGAGGACCTGGTCCAGACCACCTTCGTGCGCCTGTACGTCCACTGGCACAAGGTGCGCCAGGAGACGATCGACGCCTACGCCCGACGCATCCTCACCAACCTGTTCCTCAACGGCCGGCGGACCGCAGTCCGCGAGCGCATCACCGACAGGGTCCCGGAACAGGTTGCCCCACCGCCGCGGACGGACGACCGTCTGGCCCTCGCGTCGGCGATGACGGGACTGACCGCCAGGCAGCGAGCGATCGTCGCCCTCCGCTTCATCGATGACATGCCGATCGCCGGCGTCGCGGATGTGCTCGGCCTCGCCGAGGGCACCGTCAAGAGCCACAGCGCACGCGCGCTGCAGACCATGCGAGTAGCGCTCGCCGACTCGTACGACACAGGAGGTGCGTGA